The genomic window gcaacccagctacctCCAAAATTGCcaaatttagagttataagacCTAAGTTTGATTCCCATTTCTGCCATTTCCAAGTTATATGTTCTTGGGCAAAATACaaattcttatttgtaaaatgatacgGTTTTGACTCAATACTCTTTAAGGTGTCTTCCATTACTATCATTTTATGATTCGAAAGAAAGCCATAACCCAAATGAGGCCTACCTGATACCTGCAGCCTAAAGTGGGCTTCATCATAATAGTCAGGTGACCGGAAATGGCAAGTATAGTTCCCAGAATCAGAGCATCGAACTTTGTAGATTTTCAAGGTTGCTTTCCCTTCAGCCATGTCATTTTTCATCAGCTCCGTCCTGCCTTGAAACTCAGGACCTTGGGTTTCTTCTACCTTCTTCCAGATGTGGTACCTGTGGACGAGGGTCTGGTCTTGGAACCATTTAATCGTCATGTTCTGAATATCAATCTTTGGTGAAATGTGACAAGAGAGCAGGACATCTTTCCCCTCCAAGGTCAGGATGTGCTGAGCAGGACCATTCACTTTGAATGTTACTGTACCATGTCCAatgggagagaagaaacagaagtgaacaaaataattatttcagaGGGGGAGCTCATGTGTTCTCTACAGTAGGGCTATGGGACTCTAGGAGTATGAAGCTCTGATTCTGAATCCTTGATCAGTAGTTACCTTGTTCCCCATTCCTCACCTCCCAGAcaactccctctcttctctgtgtTCTTCAGCTGTGAAAATAAATCTTTTCTTATCTTGACACACTTTCCTAGAAGTTgtgttgatattttaattttaataatctgGGACTGATATAAagttgtcttttatttttcttaatatcctTGGTGATGTTCAACTCTGTTGCCCTATTGTCACATGCAGATGGTTCTGCATTTCCAGTGCTGATCCAGGGCAAGCAGTGAAGGCTCTGTTTGGTTCTACTATGGCGGGTAAACCTTGAGTACAATCCTAGGAGAAGACAGAGTTGGCTATAAAAGGAGTGACCATCTCTTTAGAATTGAAGAGGTCCATCACCCATGGGCTATTTACCAGTTCTGTGGCAATTGGCCTCACTTCCCCTCTCCTGGTGAGATATAACTAGTGACATAGTAGATGGAATGGTTAAATCCtgctttagacactttctagctgagtgaccttggggaagtcacttattctctctcattatcagttttctcacctgtaaaaacGGTATAGAATCTGTCTgaaagggttattgtgagaatcaattgTAATATAAGCATcgtgcaaaccttaaagtactatataaattgttgtttgatcatttcagtgatttccaactctttgtgaaccccatttgagattttcttgcaACATTTACtacagtggttttccatttctctcttcagCTTTTTTTTTAGATGAGGCATTCatggttaagtggctttcccagggtcacacatatgtacatgtctgaggttggatttgaactgaggtcctcccgATTCCAGAACCAATACTTTAATCTTCTATAATACCTAGCTGtcctctatataaatgctagttattattgttgttatgtgTTATATGTTTAgtgtcccttctagctttaagagCTCTCaatatttaataattcttttcctcttccataaTTTTGATATCATATTTCTGGGAATAACTGTTTGAACCTGATCCTCTCCCCTCATATTTTGTAAAGATCTTTTCTTACTactatataattttcatttcaaatattattctatAACATTACACTTTATGtctaatccttttcctttttcttttttcctgacaGACCTAGGATTTTATATTCCTTGCCCCAAAACAACTTCCAAAATCAGAATAATTAAGATTAAGAATATAAGtttttctatacatctccaacacagctcagcagcaaaaactagaaagagaaatcccattcaaaatcaccttggacaaaataaaatacctaggaatctatctcccgagacaaacacaggaactatatgaacacaactacaatacactctccacacaactaaaactagacttgagcaattggaaaaacattaactgctcatggttaggacgagccaatatagtaaaaatgaccatcctacccaaacttatctatctatttagtgccatacccatggaacttccaaaaaatttctttactgatttagaaaaaaccataactaagttcatttggaataacaaaggatcaaggataaccagggaaataatgaaaaaaaatacaaaggaagttggcctttcagtcccagatctcaaactatactataaagcagtggtcatcaaaacaatatggtactggctaagagacagaaaggaggatcagtggaatagacttgggacaagtgacctcagcaagacaataaatgataaactcaaagatcccagcttttgggtcaaaaattcagtattcgataaaaactgctgggaaaattggaagacagtgtgggagagattaggtttggatcaatacctcacaccctacaccaagataaattcagaatgggtgaatgacttgaacatgaagaaggaaactataagtaaattagatgagcacagaat from Monodelphis domestica isolate mMonDom1 chromosome 4, mMonDom1.pri, whole genome shotgun sequence includes these protein-coding regions:
- the LOC103097073 gene encoding myelin-oligodendrocyte glycoprotein-like isoform X2 encodes the protein MEAMFSRRTIQLFTILCFILLRHLNSVTFKVNGPAQHILTLEGKDVLLSCHISPKIDIQNMTIKWFQDQTLVHRYHIWKKVEETQGPEFQGRTELMKNDMAEGKATLKIYKVRCSDSGNYTCHFRSPDYYDEAHFRLQVSDIVLIGLNEVEKWNTGKEMIDV
- the LOC103097073 gene encoding myelin-oligodendrocyte glycoprotein-like isoform X1 translates to MEAMFSRRTIQLFTILCFILLRHLNSVTFKVNGPAQHILTLEGKDVLLSCHISPKIDIQNMTIKWFQDQTLVHRYHIWKKVEETQGPEFQGRTELMKNDMAEGKATLKIYKVRCSDSGNYTCHFRSPDYYDEAHFRLQVSETPTPSWKIWDFLKIVLCIAVWFIVPPGLVFIVWAFIVCKKPRDIVLIGLNEVEKWNTGKEMIDV